The DNA segment TTGCCGGCATCCTCGGCGTTTTTCAGTTTTGCTTCGGTGACGTCGGTTGCAAACTTGATGATCTTGTAGGGTTTTCCTCCCCGGAAGACGGGATTGTAGGATGCCTCGATCCAGATTTCCCGGCCACCTTTTCCGATGCGCTTATATTGGCGGCGATCGAACTCGCCACGGGCAAGCCGCTGCCAGAACTGGCTGTACTCGGGGCTAACCGCATCGGCCGGATCGACAAAGATGCGGTGGTGCTGGCCGATAATCTCGGAGAGGCCGTATCCCAGGGTTTTGCAGAAGTTCTCGTTGGCTGTCAGAATCTTTCCCTGCAGATCGAACTCAATGATGGCCTGCGATCGCTGCATCGCAGACAGGATTGCCTTGGCATCGCGGCCGAAAGGCGATGGGAAACTGCTCATGGCTGTCGGTCCTTATGGCACGGCGAAGCAAGGCGCGCGGATGCGCGCCGCTCGATCGGGGCGAAGTTGCGTTGCTTGGAAATGCGCACGTCTGGAACGGTACCCTCATCGTGTGAGGTCCCGTCAGGTCATGCCGGGTTACCGGCGTTGCGCGAAAGCGTCATGCCCGGTCCTGACCGGTCGCGTAGCAATATCTAGGGGTTAAAACTTGAACAGATATTTAAGATTTGGCGTTTCCCGATCAGGATCGGCAAAAATATGACAATTAAAAATACCCGGCTCAACGCCGGGTATGGAGTGAAAATCGGGCACATTCAAAGGGTGCAGAAAGCCGCATTTTGAGGCTTTGCGCCGCCAATCACTGTGCGGTGAGAACACCGGCGAATTGTTCGACAGCCCAATCCACCTGATCGGCCGTGATGACCAGCGGCGGAGCGATGCGGATCGTGTCGCCATGGGTGTCCTTGGCAAGGATGCCGCGTTCTTTCAGCGCTTCGCAATATTTGCGGGCGCCGCCGGCTTCGGGAACCAGTTCGACGGCGAGCATCAGGCCACGGCCGCGCACCTCCTTGATGATGTTGGAGCGGATATCCTTGAGGCCCGCCTGGAAACGATCCCCCATGCGGGCGGAGTTGCCGATCATGTCTTCGTCTGTCAGTGCTTTCAGCGAGGCGCGGGCAATGGCGCAAGCCAGCGGATTGCCGCCGAAGGTCGAGCCATGCTGGCCGGGCTTCAGGACACCCAGAACCTCGGAATTGGAGAGCACAGCCGAGACCGGATAGAAGCCGCCCGAGAGCGCCTTGCCGATCAGGGTTACGTCGGCTTCGATGCCCTCGTGTTCTTCGGCAAGCAGCTTACCGGTGCGGCCAAGGCCGGTCTGGATCTCGTCGAGGATCAGCGTAATGCCATGCTTGGAGCAGAGTGCGCGCACTTCCGGGAAATAGCCCTGCGGCGGGATCATCACGCCGGCTTCGCCCTGGATCGGCTCGATCAGGAAGGCCACGGTGTTTTCATTGATAGCAGAGCGGAAGGCTTCGATATCGCCGAACGGAACGGTCTTGAAGCCGGGCGCGAACGGGCCGAAGCCGGAGCGGGCGTCCGGATCGGTCGAGAAGCCGACAATGCCCATGGTGCGGCCATGGAAATTGTTGGAGCAGACAATGATCTCGGCCTTGTTCTCTGCAACGCCCTTGACCTCGTAACCCCATTTACGCACCGCCTTGACGGCGGTTTCGACGGCTTCGGCACCGGAATTCATCGGCAGGATCTTGTGGCTACCGGTCAGGGCTGCCAGTTCCTCGTAGAAATGCGCGAGCTGGTCGTTGCGGAAGGCGCGTGACGTCAGCGTCAGCTTGCCTGCCTGCTCGACCATCGCGGCAAGGATCTTCGGGTGGCAATGGCCCTGGTTGACGGCGGAATAGGCCGACAGGCAGTCGAGGTAACGATTGCCGTCGAGGTCCCAGACATAAACGCCTTCGCCGCGCGACAGGACGACGTCGATCGGTTTGTAGTTATGTGCGCCCAGCCGGTATTCGGTTTCGATCAGTGCGTTGGTCGTGTTCATGGTTCCTCCGGTCGTTTGTTTGGGTCAGGCGCTACGGGTCGGGCGATCAAGGATGCGGCGGCCGAACAGGCTGGCTGTCAGTTCGACGAGGATGCGGGCGCTCTTGCCGCGATCGTCGAGGAAGGGGTTGAGCTCGACCAGATCCAGCGAGGAGACGAGGCCGCTGTCGCAGAGCATTTCCATGATCAGATGCGCTTCGCGAAAAGTCGCGCCGCCGGGAACCGTTGTGCCGACCCCGGGTGCCAGTTCGGGATCGAGAAAATCGACGTCGAGGCTGACATGCAGCAGGCCATTGGCGGCTTTGATCGTGGCGATGATCTCATGCATGATATGGGCCATGCCGGTCTCGTCGATGGCGCGCATGTCATAGACATTGACGCCATGCGCGGCGATTTCCTCGCGTTCGCGGTCATCGACCGAGCGGATACCGACCTGGAACACGTTCTTCGGATCGACCATCGGCCGGTCCTTGTCGAGGATCGGCGTGAATTCGGCCTGGCCGCAGAAGAAAGCCACCGGCATGCCGTGCATGTTGCCGGACGGCGATGTTGCGGGCGAGTTGAAATCGGCATGGGCATCGAGCCAGAGGACGAAGAGCGGACGGCCCTGCTCCTTGGCATAGCGCGCCATGCCGGAGACCGAGCCCATCGACAGGGCATGATCGCCGCCGAGGATTACCGGGAATTTGCCGGCGCGGGCAGCCTGATGCACCGATTCATCGAGCGCGCGGGTGATGGCCGCGACGATCTGCAGATTGTTGGCTTTCGGATGATTGGGTAGATCGCGGGCAGGAAGCGGCCTCAGGTCGCCTTCGTCGGTCACGTTGTGGCCAAGGCCGGCCAGGATGGTGTCGAGACCGGCAATGCGCAGGGCCGCCGGACCCATGGCCGCGCCGCGGCGGCCGGAGCCTTCTTCCAGTGGTGCGCCGATGAGCACAATGTTCTTGTTGGATTCAGCCATGATCTTCCCCGCAAGTTCGCGTGATGCCGGTTTGCCCGGTTTGTGCGCGGATTATACGGGTTTGTTCGTTGGCAAATAGATGGAAAACTGGCAAATAGGCAGCTATAATTGACAGTATGAGAAGCGCGAGTGGACAGAATGATAAGTCTCGATGATCTCGATCATTCCCTGATCAGTGCGCTGCGTCACAATGCCCGCACGCCTGTTTCCGCCCTTGCCGCGACCACCGGCGCATCACGCGCGACGGTCGCTGCCCGCATCGACCGTCTGGTGGCGTCCGGCACCATTGCCGCATTCACCATCCGGACCGGGGCGGAGCTTTCCGGCAGCGGCGTGCGCGCTATCGTCATGATCGAAATCCACGGCAAGATGGCCGACCGTGTCGCCATGCAGCTGCGCGGCCTGCCGCAGGTGCGGGCGCTTCACTCGACCAATGGCCGGTGGGATTTCATTGCGGAGCTGGAGGACAAGGATCTTGCGACATTCGACGAGACATTGCGCCTCATCCGGCTGATCGACGGGATCAACCTCACGGAAACGAACATTCTCCTGAAGACCAGCAAGATTTCAGCAGCGGTTTAATCAGTATGGTATCGAGCGGCTTTGCCGCTCAATATTCCTTCTCATAGAAGATACCGCCGCCAGCGCCGCTGGCGCCAGCTTCGCCGCGCAGCTTGACGCCCCGGCCGACATCGAGATTGATGATCGCCTTGCCGCCACCGGCCTCTGCTCCCGATTGCAGTTCGAGATAGGTCCGGTCGTTGAGATACTTTCCGGCCGTCACTGTGGCGCCGCCGGTCGCGTCCGTCGAAACGTCGAGATCATCCACACCCAGCTTGTTGCGCAGCCCGCTCAAGAGCGAGTTGGAGCCACCGCCGGCCAGTTCGCTCACCGCGCTGGCGAGCTGCGCGATCTGCAGGGCCGACAGATTGGACAGCGACCGGTTGAAGATCAGCTGCGCCAGGATTTCGTCCTGCGGCAAGGCAGGCGACGAGGAGAACGTGATGGCCGGATTGTTGGCCGGGCCGGCGACGTTGACGGTGACTGTCGTCGATCCGGCGGTGGAAGTAGCGTCGAGGTCGAGAGTGGGCACCAGATTGCCGCCGAAGCTGATCGTGCCATCGGCAAAGGTGAGACGCTTGCCGAGAATTTCCAGCCGGCCACGCCGCATTTCGAAAGCGCCGGAGACGGCGGGTTCGGCTGCGGTGCCGCGAATGGTCAGGTCGCCGCCGAGTTCGGCATCGATACCGCGTCCGCGCACAAACAGTTTGCTCGGTGCGCTGACGGCCAGATCGAAAGCAATGCCGCCGCTTTTGGTGCTGCCGCCGCTGCCCGTATCCTTGCGGACGTCCGCTTCCATCTGCCTTACCTTGGCAGGCGCGTTCTTGTGCTTGATGTCGATCTCCGACAGCGACGCGGGAAGCTTTTCCGGAATGGTGATCGCGGCCTTGCTGATCGTCACCTTGCCGCCCAGCACCGGCGTTGCGGTCAAGGAACCCGTCAACGTCAACGCACCATCGACGCTGGCTGTGAACAGGCTGCCATCGACATAGGTTGCCTTGGCCAAGCGTATGGCAAGATTGGCCGGGAAGCCGGATCCTGGGGCGATGCCGACCGTTCCGGTGACATCGAGCGTGCCGCCGCTGGCGAGCTTGCCGGAAAGCTTCTGGATATTTGCCTGCCTGCCATCGAGCGCAACATTGGCGGTCAGATCGGTGATCGCCACATTATGCCGGACATCAACGAAGCGTGCGCCTGATGTGGAGATCGTGCCGGTAACCTGCGGTGCGGTGGCGGCACCCGTGATGGACAGATCGACATTGGCCGCGCCGGTCAGGGTGAAGCCCTGTGCGGCCAGGAGGTCTGCGGCAAGGCCGAAGGGCAGATTGCCGGATGCCTTGATGTCGAGCGGCATATTGCCGGTGATGCCGACCTTGCCGCCGGCTTTGAAGGCGAGGCCGCCTGCACCATTCAGCGTGGTGTCAAGCGTCACAACATTGTTGGCAAACTGGCCTTTCGCTGCGATATCGAGCGCGCCGACGCCAGCGGATTTCGCCTGCGCGATTGCGGCATTTGCCCAGCGCAGATCATAGGCGACGACAGGTGCTGCCGATGTTCCGGTGACATCGACCTTGCCGCTGATGGCACCATCGGCCCCGAGCGACGGCACGAATGTGTTGGCGAGGCTTGCGGGCAAAGCATTGAGGTTGACGTCGAGATCGAGCTTTTCTCCGGCCGAGCCGGTCACGGCGACCGTACCTCCGGAAGCGCCGATCGTCAGCTTCTGCAGGCTGACCCTGCCGTTCTCGATGGTGATCGTCGTTGGCGCCGACAGTTTGACCGGGATTTTTCGCGGCGCGGCGGAGAAGGACGCCAGATTGACGGTCGTTTTGCCGTTTGCCGTCTGGATATCGGCCCGCAGGTTGAGCGGCGCACCGTCATACTGGCCGTCGAGCGTCACGTCGGTCTTGCCAGCCTGCTGGGTGAAGTCGAGCTTCAGGCCGTTGACGCGGTTTTGACCCTGCGCAAAGGCCTCGACCGAGAGATTGCCCTTGATCGCCAGAGCCTTGAGGTCGGCGATCGTGATGTCTGCGACGGGCTTTGTGATAACGAGATCGCCGCGCCTGATGCCCGAACCGCTGGCTTTCAGTGCAATCGAGGTCTTGCCGCTCTCGCTGTTGATCGAAGCCGATCCGGCCAGATCGCCGGAAGCTTTCTCGCCCGCCATGGCGGCCAGCAGGCCGACATCGGGGAATGTGAAGTCGATATTGCCCTGCGGCAGGAAATCGGTGGTGAACTGGATCTTGCCGTTCAGCCTGTTGTCGCCGATCTGCACCTGCAGAACCGGAAGGCTGGTGCGGCCATTCTCGGAGACGAGGTCGGCATTGACGTTGATCGCCTGGCCGCCCAGCGCGCCGGTGGCCTTGATCTTTGCCTGCGGATTGTCCGGGTTGGCGGTCGCATCGGCGGTGAGCTGAAGGTCGCTCAGGGTCCGCCCGGCCAGCGTCGCGCCGCTGGATGTGACTTCGGCCTTGATGGCGAGATTGTCGAGCGGGCCGGTGGCATCGACCTTGAAATCGGCGATGCCACTTGCATCCGCCAGTACCTTGCCGAGATCCGGCAGGGTGCCGGTCAAAGCGGCCGTGAGAGCGCCATCCTTGAGGCCAACGGAGCCGGCGGCCTGGATCGTACCGGAACCGACGGCCAGCCTGCTGACATCCACTGCACCATCCGCACCGGTGGTCACCATGCCGGACAATGTGATTGGGGTGTCGAACTTGGTGGAAACGGATGTGGGAAGGCCGGCCGGGAGAATGGAGAGGTTGAACCCGGCATTCAGCGACTTTGCAGCAATCTCGTACGCGCCGTTGACCGTGCCGCCAAGATGGTTGCTGTCGATGGTAACGGGATCAAAGCCGATCCGGTTCGGAGACACATCGAGAACGGTTTCGACCTTCAACGGTCCTTTCACCAGACGGTCGAGATCGGCGCTCGTCAGTTGCGTATTGCCGGTCTCGATGCGGGTGTTGATCAGGCCGGTCTGGGTCGACAAGTTGAAGGCGTCGCTGCGAGCCGTCAGCCTGATCGCTTCGATGCGGCCTTGCGGAAGGGCGAGCTGGCCGATATCGGCGCGGACGTCGAGTATGGCGGACTGCATGCTGCCGGTGATCGATGCGGTGCCGGTATCGAGCACGACATGCGCCTCGCCGTTTTCCAGCGGCAGGCGTGCGTCGATGCCGGCGAGTGCCGCGGTAATATCGAGCTTTTCACCGGCGCTGCCGTTCAGGGTCACCGTGCCGCCGGACGCGGCGATCGCCAGCTCCTGCAGATTGACCGCGCCGTTTTCGATCGTGATCGTCGTTGGTGCTGCCAGTTGCAGCGGAATCTTCTTCGGTGCTGCGGCAAACGACTGGAGATTGATCGTCGTCTTGCCGCCAGCGCTCTCAAGGTCGCCGCGCGCTGTCAGGGGGGCCGCGTCATAGGTGCCGTCGAGGGCGAAGTTCGTCTTTGGCCCCTGTTGCTCGAAGCCGAGCTTCAGCCCGGCAAGGCGCGTGTCGCCCTGGCTGATCTCTTCGACGGTGACTGCGCCCTTGATCGCCAGCGCCTTCAGATCGGCGATGGTAATGTCGGCTGCGGGTTTGCTGATGACGAGATCGCCGCGCGTGATGCCCGACCCGTTGGCCTTGACGGCAACCGAGGTGACGCCGTTGTCAGACGTGATGCTGGCCGTGCCCGCAAGGTCTCCGGACGCGGTCTGGCCCGCCATGGCGGCAAGCAATCCGAGGTCGGGGAAGTTGAAGGTGAGCGCGCCGTTCGGCTGGAAATCCGCCGTCAGGTCGAGCGCCCCCGTCAGCGTGTTCTGGCCGATTGTCGCTTCGATCGAGGGAAGGCTGGTCGCACCTTTGGCAGACGCGATTTCGGCCTTGGCGTTGATGGCCTGTCCATCCAGAGCGCCGGTGGCGGTCACTGTCGCATTCGGGCCGTTCTGGCCGACTGTTGCGTCGGCGTTGATTGCCAGATCGTTGAGCGTGCGTCCGGCAAGCGTTGCGCCATTCGCCGTCACCTCGGCCTTGATCGCCAAAGCATCGAGCGGGCCGCTGACATCCGCCTTGAAATTGGCCGCACCCTTGGCGTCTGCAAGGAACCTGCCGATTTCCGGGACGACGCCGCTGATGGCCGCTGTCAGGTTTCCGGTTTCAAGTGCCGCCGATCCCATTGCCTCGATGGTTCCGGACTTCAGCGCGAGATCGCTCACCGTGACATTGCCATTCGCCCCGGTGCCGAGATTGCCGGTCAGCGCAATGGTCGTATCAAATTTTGCCGCAAGCGCCGGGGGGAGAACGGCTGGCAGCGCGAAGAGCTTGAAGCCGGTGGCAAATGTGTTTTCCGCGATGGTGTAGGAGCCGGTGAGCGTTCCGCCAATGCTGGCGCTCTCCAGCGTCAACGGATCGAAGGAGACCGTTTCGGGGGTGACCGACAATGTACCGTCGATTTTCACGGGGCCTTTGACCAGGCGGTCGATATCGGCGCTGACGAAGCGCGTGGCGCCCGTCTCGATCGCTGTCTTCAAGGGGCCGGTCTTGGTCGAGAGATTGAAGCCGTCGCTGAAGGCATGCAGCTTGATCGCCTCGATCTCGCCCTGCGGCAGCGTTGCCTTGCCGATATCGGCGCCGATGTCGAGGACGGCGGCCTGGGCTTCGCCGATCAGCGAAACGCTGGCATTGTTGATCGAGAGCTGCGCCTCGCCCTTTGCCAGCGGCAGGCGGAAGTCGATCGGGCCATTGGTACCCGTCAGGCTTGCCTGCAGGTCGTTTTGACCGGCTGTGCTATAGGTGCCGGATGCGGCAAATGTCAGCGCGGCGGTGGAGAATTTGCCTCTGTTGATGCGCATGGTCGTGCCATCGAGCGCTGCCGACAAATCGATGTCGGTCGTGCCTTGAAACAGCGGCCGGAAGGCGGGTGGCAAGAGATCGCTGAATGTGCCGCCGCCCTTCAGAGACAGGGTGCGAAATCCATCCGGAGCCAGCGTGTGCTCGCCGTCCACCTTCAGCACTTCATTGCCGTCCAGTGCTGCGGTGGCCGTGCCCGTCCATTTCGTCAGCGGACCATCGCCGGTGACCGAAATGCTGACCGCCGGTTCGCCCGGCAGGCGCATGGCCTTTGCCAGCAATCCGCCCTTCGGTTCGTTGATCGTGGTTTCGAGCTTCAGCTCGTTGGCGGCCGGATTGAAGACGATATCGGCAATCGCCTTGGCCTCCGGCCGGTCGCGCTGCGCAACCGCAAGAGCTGCGGCAATGCTGGCATTGGTCGCATTCAGCTTACCCTGCGCATTCAGGAACTGATCGACGCCGGCAATATCCTTGCCGATGATGATTTCTTCCAGATCAAAGGCATCGATCTTGACCTCGAGCGGCAAGGCGAAAGACTGGCGGACTTCCCTGGTTTCCTGCGAGGGGATCGGCAGCCGTTCAAGGCGCACGGACCCTGCCGATACGTTTGCCGCATCAAAGCGCTTGGAGAACAGAGCTGTCGGCGACCAGTCGATCTTGACTTCACGGATTTCCGCATAGACGCCTTTGCTGTCGAACAGGGTTACGCTGGAGGCGGTGAAATCACCGGTCAGGAGTGCGCTCGGGTCGTTGATGCGAACGATCTGGTCCGGGGTCGAGGCATATTTCTCGATCATCGCGGCGACAAAACGCGCGCCGGGCGCGGTAAAGCCTGCGAATAGGACCAGAAGCACGAGGGCGATCAGGGCAAAGCTTGCGCCATAAGCCAGCCAGCGCGACGCGATTTTCAGAAAACGGAGCAAACGATTCATTGTTCATCCATAGCGCAAGTCGCGTTGCGGTGAAATTGCGGTTCCCCAAAACCGGCGCTTTGCATCCGGAATCAGGCCGTGGTGACTGCCTCAGGCAATCAGAAGGATTGGCCGATACCGGCGTAGATTCCATATTTCGTGCCGCCCGGATAGGGATTCAGCGGCACGGCGACATCCAGCCGAATCGGCCCGAACGGCGTATTGTAGCGCAAGCCGATGCCGGCGCCGGCGCGGATATCGGAAAAATCCGGTGCCGTCTTGGCCGAGACCGTTCCCGCATCGATGAAGGGAACGATGCCGATCGTGTCGGTAATGCCGATGCGCGCTTCCACCGTTCCATTGACATAGGAGCGTCCGCCGAGGATTTCATCGTCGCCGTTGCGCGGGCTGATCTCCTGATAGGAATAGCCGCGCACGGTGCCGCCGCCGCCGAGATAGAAACGCCGGTTTGCGGGGATGGAAGCCAGGCCATCGCCACCCGCAATCACACCGGCGCCGAGCCTTCCGGCGAGAACGAAACGGTTTTCCGCACCCAACCCGACATAGGCCGCCGCCGACCCTTCAAACGAACTGAAGAAGCTCTGGCCGTTGATCTCGTAGCTCGGCTTGGCATTGATCGAGGCGCGGTAGCCGGTTGTGGGATTGAGCTTATTGTCGCGGGTATCGCGGATATATTCGATCGGGATCGATGCGGTCAGATATTCGTTCTTTCCGAACGCATCCTCGACATCGGCCCAGGAAAGCTCGCCACCGGCCGAGACCGTGTCAGTATCGGACAGCTCGAACGTCGCCCCCGCCGCGCCCGTGAAAATCGTCGCCTTGTAGGCGTCGGGATCGAGCAGCTGCGCCTTCAGGCTGGCATTGAAAGTGGAGGCCGGCCCGAATGCGCCGGGCTTGGCGAACAGAAGACCGGCGGAATAATCGAGGCTGCCGACATCGGTTGTCTCGCCGATGCGGCTGACCGAACCCTCCAGGCGCAGGGATTCGGCCCGGCCAAACAGGTTGCGATGCCCCCAATATCCCTGCAGGCCGAAGCCGTCCGTGGTGGAATATTGCGCGCCGGCGCCGAAATAGCGCTGCTTGCCTTCGGAAACCTCGATGGTCATCGGAATGGTGCCGTCAGGAGCAAGCTCGTTTGCCTGCTTGATGGTGATGCTGGAAAATACACCGAGCTGGCGCAACCGGTCGGACGCCTTGCGCAGGGCTTCCGGAGAATAGGGCTTGCCGCCGTTCAGACGGGAATAATCGGCAACGAAAGTGGGGTCCACGGTCTTGGTGCCGTTGACGGTGACGGTGCCCACCGGAGCGACGGGGCCGCCTTCGGCTGCGATCGTGACATCGACGGTGTTGGTGGCGTGATCAGCGACGACGCTGCGCTCGACCAGCTTGGCAAGCGGGCGTCCTTCTTCCTTCAAATCCTCGACGATCTTCTCGCCGGCCTTGATGATCAGCGTCGAATCTGCCCTGGCGCCGGACTTCAGATATTCGTCGGGACGGCGGCCGACGGCGTCACCTTTCAGAACGACGTCGCCAAGGGTGAAAACAGGGCCGGGGGTCACGGTGATCTCGACGGGCACCGGTGCGCCGTCCGGAAAGACGGGATCGGGCGGCAGCGTGTCGATATCCTGACCGTTGACCTTGACGGCGACGGTGCCGCCGTAACGGGCCTGTTCGTAAAGCGCTGCCAGCAGGCGGTCGCGGTCGTCGCGCGCTTTGATGGCCAGGCCAAGATCGCCGGAAACCGGCTTGTCCTTGTCCTGAAACAGCCGCGAGCTGTTTTCCAGCGCCTCTTTCAGGTCTGGATCGGCGGAGGATTCGTTCAGTGTTAGGGTGAAATTGACGGGATCGACGATGTCGTTGGGTTCTTCGTCTTTTTCGAAAAACCGCATGCCGAAGATCTTGAAGGCATAGGCGTCGGTCACCGACAGGGGTCCGCAGGCAGCCAGAACCGCGACCGCAAAAGCAGCACCAACCTTCCGATACGCAACACTCATTGTCGGCAAACGCATAATTTCCGCATTCCGCTGTTCAGGCCACTTCGAACACCTGCCTGCCATCACGGCAGGGGCACAATCGCATGACAAGGTTTGCCGTTAGTTAACGATGACCCTACACAGCATTGACCGGAGGATGAAGGCTTTTTGCCCTCTTTTTATAGAAAACCCCTTGAAGTGTGGCATGAGGGGAACAAAAAACCCCGGATTTCTCCGGGGTTAAGCGTGGAAAAGCGGCGAACTGCCTGCCTTTTCCCGGTCGCGCCTGCAATCAACGCGGGCAGTCGTCGATGTAGCGGCGGCCGTAGCGGTCGCGGTAGTAGCATTGGCCGGGCTGCTCAGAAACGTTGCCGATCACGGCGCCCGAAACGCCACCGATCGCAGCGCCAACGGCTGCACCGCGCACGTCGCCGGTGATGGCGCCGCCGATGATTGCGCCGGAAACCGCCCCGATACCGGCACCCTTTTCAGTCTGCGTGCAGCTCGCGACGGATAAAGCGAGCAGGACAAGCACGATGGCCTTCTTCATTTGTTTCTCCAAATTCTGGACGCGAGAGGCAAGTTCCCCGCCGTCCGTTTCTCCCCAGGAATGGAAGCTGGACTTTAAGGTCCCCCCTCCGGTCGAACTTGCACCTTCGAAAGATAAATGCCTGTCTGTGAAAGTCTACAGACATCCCGCACAATCCCCGTGGTGCCAAGTAATGCTATTCAACCTGAACGGAAGCTGAAGGCTGTTCCCTGCGTGACAGGCCGGTGCGTTTTCCCGCCCGCCAGGCCCTGCTGCGCATGACGATTACCGCTGATCCGATTGAAACAGAATATAAGGACGGGATACTCCATCCCTGTCGCGCGGTCTTGACACAGATCAAGGTTAAGTGGAATGAAATCCATGACGGATAGTTTGGAACTGTTCAAAATTAGGGGCCTTTTGCCGCAGATGGCCGCGATAACCTTTGAAGAGGTTGACGCCGCCGTGCTTTGGATCAAAAAGACGGCAAGGTTCTGGAGACAATGATGGATTTCGAGAGTTTCTTTAAAGGTGAGCTGGACGGCCTGCATCAGGAAGGCCGCTACCGCGTTTTTGCCGATCTGGAGCGCCAGAGTGGACAGTTTCCCAAGGCGACCCGTTACAATTCGGCCGGCGAGAAACAGGACGTGACCGTCTGGTGTTCCAACGACTATCTGGGCATGGGCCAGCATCCCAAGGTCACCGAGGCGATGAAACTCGCCATCGACCAGTGTGGCGCGGGTGCTGGGGGCACCCGGAATATTTCGGGCACCAACCATTACCACGTGCTTCTCGAGCGCGAACTTGCCGATCTGCATGGCAAGGAATCAGCGCTGTTGTTCACCTCCGGCTATGTGTCTAACTGGGCAGCGCTCGGAACGCTCTGTTCGAAGATTCCCGGTGTGATCGTCTTTTCGGACGCCGGGAATCATGCATCGATGATCGAAGGCATCCGTTCCTCCAAATGCGAGCGGGTCATCTTCAAGCACAATTCGCTCACAGACCTCGAAGCCAAGCTGCAGGCCGCCGATCCGCGTGCGCCCAAAATCATCGCTTTCGAATCGGTCTACTCGATGGACGGCGATATCTCGCCGATCAAGGACATCTGCGATCTCGCCGACAAGTATGGCGCGATGACCTATCTCGATGAAGTGCACGCCGTTGGCATGTACGGTCCGCGCGGCGGCGGCATTGCCGAGCGCGAAGGCCTGATGCACCGTTTGACGGTGATCGAAGGCACGCTCGGCAAGGCTTTCGGCGTCATGGGCGGCTATATCGCTGCGTCCACCGCATTGTGCGATTTCATCCGCTCGTTTGCTTCCGGCTTCATTTTCACGACGGCGCTGCCGCCGGCGCTTGCTGCCGG comes from the Pararhizobium qamdonense genome and includes:
- the hemA gene encoding 5-aminolevulinate synthase, coding for MDFESFFKGELDGLHQEGRYRVFADLERQSGQFPKATRYNSAGEKQDVTVWCSNDYLGMGQHPKVTEAMKLAIDQCGAGAGGTRNISGTNHYHVLLERELADLHGKESALLFTSGYVSNWAALGTLCSKIPGVIVFSDAGNHASMIEGIRSSKCERVIFKHNSLTDLEAKLQAADPRAPKIIAFESVYSMDGDISPIKDICDLADKYGAMTYLDEVHAVGMYGPRGGGIAEREGLMHRLTVIEGTLGKAFGVMGGYIAASTALCDFIRSFASGFIFTTALPPALAAGAVASIRHLKESQVERFAHQERVRRLRNLLDKNGIPHLNNPSHIVPVIVGDASKCKWISDLLLDNCGVYVQPINYPTVPKKTERLRITPTPLHSDADIDHLVGALHQLWSRCALARAVA
- a CDS encoding autotransporter assembly complex protein TamA; the encoded protein is MRLPTMSVAYRKVGAAFAVAVLAACGPLSVTDAYAFKIFGMRFFEKDEEPNDIVDPVNFTLTLNESSADPDLKEALENSSRLFQDKDKPVSGDLGLAIKARDDRDRLLAALYEQARYGGTVAVKVNGQDIDTLPPDPVFPDGAPVPVEITVTPGPVFTLGDVVLKGDAVGRRPDEYLKSGARADSTLIIKAGEKIVEDLKEEGRPLAKLVERSVVADHATNTVDVTIAAEGGPVAPVGTVTVNGTKTVDPTFVADYSRLNGGKPYSPEALRKASDRLRQLGVFSSITIKQANELAPDGTIPMTIEVSEGKQRYFGAGAQYSTTDGFGLQGYWGHRNLFGRAESLRLEGSVSRIGETTDVGSLDYSAGLLFAKPGAFGPASTFNASLKAQLLDPDAYKATIFTGAAGATFELSDTDTVSAGGELSWADVEDAFGKNEYLTASIPIEYIRDTRDNKLNPTTGYRASINAKPSYEINGQSFFSSFEGSAAAYVGLGAENRFVLAGRLGAGVIAGGDGLASIPANRRFYLGGGGTVRGYSYQEISPRNGDDEILGGRSYVNGTVEARIGITDTIGIVPFIDAGTVSAKTAPDFSDIRAGAGIGLRYNTPFGPIRLDVAVPLNPYPGGTKYGIYAGIGQSF
- a CDS encoding YMGG-like glycine zipper-containing protein; the protein is MKKAIVLVLLALSVASCTQTEKGAGIGAVSGAIIGGAITGDVRGAAVGAAIGGVSGAVIGNVSEQPGQCYYRDRYGRRYIDDCPR